The Leptospira levettii genome has a segment encoding these proteins:
- a CDS encoding DUF1538 domain-containing protein translates to MARNEKEEAIHIGFREALALILPYLQKKIWNQFKSVIWIVLYLSVFQLLVLRIPIKEAGIISFGICAVILGLTFFLEGLFLGLMPLGEALGLKLPQKLGMFSILIFSVLLGMGATLAEPAIAILKACGSKVAPWDAPLLYYLLNGGSDTLYLSIAIGVGISVVIGMFRFLYGFSLSKILVPSVLLLLAVSIYAFFDENLQHISGLAWDSGAVTTGPVTVPLVVALGIGISKVSEKNEQSSAYGVVTLASLFPILAVFLVGIYFSNKVPKPMTEMEFFKHGIHTEQSNFLLGNNAKQYKRQTLESKTQFKQNTTFKEFPTKMVVAFQLALRAILPLSIFLILFLYFILKEKIAYPEEVQLGIVFSILGLTIFNFGIMFGLNQLGDQVGGKLPSTFRSIELTDSIKFIKNFNPKSVYTAVNEEGKEEKFFYLKERKLYSGIPYHEENWNPTNKVYEYIPIHGPIFGKEDNLLGYVIVLAFAFVLGYSATLAEPALSALGNAVEETTVGTFRKSLLIQSVAIGVGFGTLTGILKIVLEIPLIWILVPIYIFLLILNTVSKSEFIEIAWDSAGVTTGPITVPLIIAMGLGIGNQLGTIDGFGILACASAFPILSVLIMGIIVENSRKLSLNDSESKTK, encoded by the coding sequence ATGGCAAGGAATGAAAAGGAAGAAGCAATACATATTGGATTTCGTGAAGCACTCGCTTTAATACTACCTTACCTCCAAAAAAAAATTTGGAATCAATTTAAATCAGTCATTTGGATTGTTTTATACCTTTCCGTTTTCCAATTATTGGTCTTACGAATCCCAATTAAAGAAGCTGGGATCATCAGTTTTGGAATTTGCGCTGTCATCTTAGGTCTTACTTTTTTTCTCGAAGGATTATTTTTAGGACTGATGCCCCTAGGAGAAGCCTTGGGATTAAAATTGCCGCAAAAATTAGGTATGTTTAGCATTTTGATTTTTTCGGTTCTTTTGGGTATGGGGGCAACCTTAGCAGAACCAGCGATTGCCATTTTAAAAGCATGTGGAAGTAAAGTTGCCCCTTGGGATGCACCACTGCTCTATTATCTCCTCAATGGAGGTTCAGACACTCTTTATTTATCCATCGCGATTGGAGTTGGTATCTCTGTTGTCATTGGGATGTTTCGTTTTTTATATGGTTTTTCACTTTCGAAAATTTTAGTCCCTTCCGTTTTACTTTTGTTAGCCGTTAGTATTTACGCATTTTTTGATGAAAACTTACAACATATTTCTGGCCTTGCTTGGGATTCAGGTGCTGTAACAACAGGCCCTGTAACCGTACCACTGGTTGTCGCATTGGGAATTGGAATCTCCAAAGTATCTGAAAAAAACGAACAAAGTAGTGCTTATGGTGTTGTGACCTTAGCATCCCTATTCCCAATTTTAGCGGTGTTTTTGGTTGGGATCTATTTTTCTAACAAAGTACCAAAACCGATGACAGAAATGGAATTTTTCAAACATGGCATCCACACAGAACAATCCAATTTTTTGTTAGGAAATAATGCCAAACAGTACAAACGACAAACATTAGAAAGTAAAACTCAATTCAAACAAAATACAACCTTCAAAGAATTTCCAACAAAAATGGTGGTTGCATTCCAATTGGCACTTCGCGCCATTTTACCATTATCCATTTTTTTGATTTTGTTTTTATACTTCATCCTCAAAGAAAAAATTGCTTATCCGGAAGAAGTGCAACTAGGGATTGTCTTTTCCATTTTAGGTCTTACCATTTTTAATTTTGGGATCATGTTTGGTTTGAATCAATTGGGAGACCAAGTGGGTGGAAAACTTCCTTCCACATTTCGTTCAATTGAACTCACAGACTCAATCAAGTTCATCAAAAACTTTAATCCAAAATCTGTATACACGGCAGTGAATGAAGAAGGAAAAGAGGAAAAATTCTTTTATTTAAAAGAAAGAAAATTATATTCTGGAATTCCATACCACGAAGAAAATTGGAATCCAACTAACAAGGTATATGAGTATATACCTATCCACGGTCCTATTTTTGGTAAAGAAGACAACCTTCTTGGTTATGTCATCGTATTGGCATTTGCTTTTGTATTGGGATATAGTGCAACACTAGCAGAACCTGCTTTATCAGCATTAGGAAATGCAGTGGAAGAAACAACAGTTGGAACGTTTCGAAAATCCTTACTCATCCAATCTGTGGCAATTGGTGTTGGTTTTGGTACACTAACAGGTATTTTAAAAATTGTATTAGAAATCCCACTGATTTGGATTTTGGTTCCAATCTATATTTTTTTACTAATTTTAAATACAGTGAGTAAATCAGAGTTTATCGAAATTGCATGGGATAGTGCGGGAGTTACGACCGGACCCATTACAGTCCCTCTCATCATTGCAATGGGTCTTGGGATTGGAAATCAATTGGGAACAATTGATGGATTTGGTATTTTAGCATGTGCCTCTGCATTTCCTATTTTATCGGTACTCATTATGGGTATCATCGTAGAAAACTCACGTAAACTTTCACTCAATGATTCAGAATCAAAAACAAAATAA
- a CDS encoding sulfurtransferase: MIRKWTKTLTSLFLLSSFVFCTEKKEENNDSLLAGLLVLVANQIRVNTVTDLTNESSADYNENKWGLITGSTLNSWVSNWQSNRPSGITGKLVVLQTDAANRVSGDGHNAYIKSDPSSGVYVYLLNDYTTPDLPSGGFRFNQTRDSGLFNNSIRYQANGTFVDDWLNTYNIDPTKDLVVFAAGTGNGTTVSADPGAATATVAGAIQDITRGFYWLRYWGVDVKHLAILNGNLRYNITNNFVQTAQTSTTKSTIPTTKGTFSVRQLRVDNTAITLGLEDVYEIAKNNLTTSNVFGITNTQFLIDARPSTQFGSGRSAGVNGDTSQYITTGYDSAGAPVVWGASGDTNSANTAGKTYVPFEGNIKGAVSFPWLALFEGIPDSGNTSGVTATAFNNGYRYKSKSALVNIFANKGYVAGSTVISQCRTNFEAQVNGFASLNILGYPTAYYDGSLVEWTALVSSHPDNNTNQVPSDFKWRTDLATVSVFGYNPQISNSGNVGSTISRVKPAPVNLQATTSKKFIQEDKAYKY, encoded by the coding sequence ATGATTCGGAAATGGACAAAAACTCTCACATCTCTTTTCCTACTTTCTTCTTTCGTTTTTTGCACAGAAAAAAAAGAAGAGAATAATGATTCATTACTCGCAGGCCTACTCGTATTAGTTGCCAATCAGATCCGCGTAAACACTGTAACTGATCTCACAAATGAATCTTCTGCTGATTATAATGAGAACAAATGGGGACTCATCACAGGATCCACTTTAAATTCTTGGGTGAGCAACTGGCAATCCAATCGACCATCTGGGATTACAGGGAAACTTGTGGTCTTACAAACAGATGCCGCAAACCGTGTTTCAGGTGATGGTCATAATGCATACATCAAATCAGATCCATCTTCAGGTGTTTATGTTTATTTGTTAAATGATTACACAACACCAGACCTTCCCTCTGGTGGATTTCGATTTAACCAAACTCGTGATTCTGGTTTATTCAATAATTCCATACGGTACCAAGCCAATGGAACATTTGTGGATGATTGGTTAAACACTTACAATATTGATCCTACGAAAGATTTAGTTGTGTTCGCTGCTGGTACGGGGAATGGAACCACTGTCAGTGCGGATCCAGGGGCAGCGACTGCCACAGTTGCGGGTGCCATCCAAGACATTACGAGAGGATTTTATTGGTTACGGTATTGGGGAGTGGATGTAAAACATTTAGCGATTTTGAATGGAAATTTACGTTACAATATCACAAACAATTTCGTTCAAACTGCACAAACCAGCACTACAAAATCGACAATACCAACAACCAAAGGAACTTTCAGTGTACGCCAATTACGTGTGGACAATACTGCAATTACACTTGGTTTAGAAGATGTCTATGAAATCGCAAAAAACAATCTTACAACTTCCAATGTATTTGGGATTACAAATACTCAATTTCTGATTGATGCAAGGCCCTCTACACAATTTGGATCTGGTAGGTCTGCTGGAGTGAATGGTGATACCTCTCAGTACATTACAACAGGTTATGATTCAGCGGGTGCTCCTGTTGTTTGGGGAGCAAGTGGGGATACAAATTCTGCAAACACAGCTGGGAAAACCTATGTGCCATTTGAAGGGAATATCAAAGGAGCAGTCAGTTTTCCATGGCTTGCCCTATTTGAAGGGATCCCTGATTCTGGGAATACTTCAGGTGTAACCGCGACAGCATTTAACAATGGTTACCGATACAAGTCAAAATCGGCATTGGTAAACATTTTTGCAAACAAAGGGTATGTTGCAGGTTCCACTGTCATCAGCCAATGTAGAACTAATTTTGAAGCACAAGTGAATGGTTTTGCCTCACTCAATATCCTTGGATACCCTACAGCTTATTATGATGGATCACTCGTGGAATGGACGGCTCTCGTTTCTTCTCATCCAGACAATAACACCAACCAAGTGCCAAGTGATTTTAAGTGGAGAACAGATTTGGCAACAGTCAGTGTCTTTGGTTACAATCCTCAAATTTCAAATTCTGGAAACGTTGGAAGTACAATTAGTAGAGTAAAACCTGCTCCAGTCAATTTACAAGCAACCACTTCAAAAAAATTCATCCAAGAAGATAAAGCTTACAAGTATTAA
- the acpP gene encoding acyl carrier protein, which produces MADFEKIKSIIVEQLGVDESEVTPEAHFINDLGADSLDTVELVMALEEEFGVEISDEDAEKIQTVGDVIKFIDKLKG; this is translated from the coding sequence ATGGCAGATTTCGAAAAAATTAAGTCAATCATCGTAGAACAACTTGGTGTTGATGAATCAGAAGTTACACCTGAAGCTCACTTCATCAATGATCTTGGTGCTGACTCTCTTGACACAGTTGAACTCGTGATGGCTCTTGAAGAAGAGTTTGGTGTGGAAATTTCTGATGAAGACGCAGAAAAAATCCAAACCGTAGGCGATGTAATTAAATTCATCGATAAACTTAAGGGGTAA
- the rnc gene encoding ribonuclease III produces MSHSIRIKLSPERINSLKELQSLTNTSFKDVSLLHLAFVHRSFANEDSDRYLSDNERLEFLGDSVLGILAAEYLYKSLPKGKEGILAKLKSKMVSAPAIAKLARVYRFPDFLLLGKGEKEKGEVNLNLQADCFEAFLGALYLDQGLNSCRIFLTPHFQSMEKKVESAEETKDYKTILQEYCQKKWKKLPEYVLLKEEGPDHDKEFSVSVSCENHFQTTGDGKNKRRAEQMAAKAALRVLNLL; encoded by the coding sequence TTGTCCCATTCCATTCGCATCAAACTTTCTCCTGAAAGAATCAACTCTCTAAAAGAACTACAATCCCTTACGAATACTAGTTTTAAGGATGTTTCTCTTCTCCACCTAGCTTTTGTTCATAGGTCCTTTGCCAATGAAGACTCAGATCGGTATCTATCTGACAATGAAAGATTGGAATTTTTAGGTGACTCGGTCCTTGGGATCCTTGCTGCTGAATACCTTTATAAATCATTACCCAAAGGCAAAGAAGGGATCTTGGCGAAACTCAAGAGCAAAATGGTATCAGCACCTGCGATTGCAAAATTGGCACGTGTCTACCGGTTCCCTGATTTTTTGTTATTGGGAAAGGGTGAAAAAGAAAAAGGGGAAGTGAACTTAAATCTACAAGCAGACTGTTTTGAAGCCTTCTTAGGTGCTTTGTATCTGGACCAAGGTTTAAACAGTTGTCGGATCTTTTTAACCCCACATTTCCAATCGATGGAAAAAAAAGTAGAGTCGGCGGAAGAAACAAAAGATTACAAAACCATTTTACAGGAATATTGCCAAAAAAAATGGAAAAAATTACCAGAGTATGTTTTATTGAAAGAAGAAGGGCCTGACCACGATAAAGAATTTTCTGTATCAGTTTCCTGTGAAAATCATTTTCAAACGACGGGTGATGGAAAGAATAAACGGAGAGCCGAACAAATGGCCGCAAAAGCAGCTCTGCGTGTTTTGAACTTATTATGA